The genomic window TCCACGCGCGGACTCTCGAGGTGTTCGAGACGATGGGTATTGTGGATACGGTGCTCGGACGGGGGAATATCTGTAACGGGTTCGATATGTACGATCACGGAAAACCTCTCGCAAGCGTCGTATTCGACAGCCTTCCGACGAAATATCCCTATTTCCTGATTATTGCACAGAGCGACACGGAGAAGATACTGAACGCGCATCTCGAGTCCTACGGGATAGAGGTCGAGCGCGAGAAAGAGCTAGTCGGCATCGAGCATACACAGGATTCCGTCTCGGCCCGGTTGAGGTTGAAGGACGGCGCCGAGGAGCTCATCGATTGTACTTATATAGCCGGTTGCGACGGGGCCCACAGCACTGCGCGCCATGTCCTCGGCTTCGAGTTCAAAGGGGCTCCTTATCCGAATTACTGGCTCCTCGCCGACTGCGACCTCGACTGGAGGTACCCGCTCCACCATATGTCGGTCTTCATTCATCCCCTGGGCGTGACTGCGTATTTCCCTCTATACAGCGACAGAGGACGACTGATGTTCGAGCTCCCCGACGCTCCCGTTGACGAGGAGATGGCCGAGCCCGCGATCGAAGACGTTAGAAGACTCATGGACGAGAGGGAGATCGATTACAGGAGCGTCCGAAACCCGAACTGGCTCGCGTATTTCAAGCTCCACCACCGGATGGTCGATAAGTACGGTGAGGGCCGGGTGTTCCTCTCCGGCGACGCAGCCCATATACACAGCCCTATGGGCGGCCAGGGCATGAATACGGGTATACAGGACGCGTGCAACCTCGCATGGAAGCTCGCGCTCGTGCTCAAGGGCAGGTCGCCCGAGAGCCTTCTCGACAGCTACAATGCCGAGAGACACCGCGTGGGCAAGGGCGTAGTAAGCTTGACGGACATGGCTACCAAGATGGTAGGGATCCATAACCCTGTACTAGCAGCCATTCGGAACAAGCTCGTCGGCACCTTATCGAAATTAGACCCGGTTCAGGAAAAGCTGCTGACGACTCTCTCTCAGATAGAGATCAACTACAGGGAGAGCCCGATCGTCGGTGAGAGGTGGTATCAGCCTGATGCAATCGAGGGATACCACAACTACAGGCGCGACCTCGAAGCCGGGGAGAGGGTGAAGGATTATGCTCTAACAAGCCTCGACGGAAAAACGAGTTTGCGGCTTTACGGTCTCCTCAGGGATACAAGGCACAAACTTCTGCTGTTCTCAGGCGCCCTGCCCGAGGGTATGGAATTCGATGAATTGAGAAAAATACATAACACCATAGGATCCGAGTACAAAGACCTGATCGACGTTCATTTGATTGCGGGTACTCATGACCTCCCGTCCGGTTTCGAAAAGATGAAGTCGGTATGGAGCGATAAGGACTTGGGGATGCACCGGGACTTCGGCGCCGCGAAATCGAGCCTGTATCTCATACGCCCGGACGGCTACATAGGCTTCAGGAACGAGCCCGCGAGCCTGAGCGACCTGCTCGAATACCTCCCGGTAATATTTTTATGATCTACGCCGTTGCTCTCTGATATAATTACCGGTAACGGAAGATCAGGTTCGAACCATGCCTGAATACAGGGCGTATTTTCATTTCTATCGCGAGCTCCGCGATTTCTTCGCCGACCCCGGCGCCGCTATATCTGTAAAATACGATTTCGACGGAAAGCCGTCCGTCAAAGACGCGATAGAGGCGATAGGCGTGCCCCATACCGAAGTGGATTCGATAGTCGTGAACGGAGACCCGGCAGGCTTCGGTTATCATCTCGGGGACGGGGACGCAGTGTCCGTCTATCCTGCGTCATTAAGCCCCGAGATTCCGGCGAAGGTCCCGCTCCGGGGCGAGCCGCGTCCGTCGTTCGTCGTGGACGTGAATCTCGGCAAGCTCGCGCGTCTCCTGAGGATGCTCGGCTTCGATGCAGCGTACAGGAACAACTACACCGACCACGAAATCGCGGGGCTCGCCGGGAGAGAGGGCCGCACTGTGCTTACGCGCGACAGGAGGCTCCTCAGGTTCAGGGTAATCGAGCACGGCTACTGGCTCAGGTCGGACGACCCACGCATGCAGGTTAAGGAGGTAATCAGGAGGTTCGGCCTCGATCCCGTTATCAAGCCCTTTAACAGATGCCTCGAATGTAACGGCGTCATCGTGCCCACCGAGAAGGAGCAGGTCCTCGAGATGCTCGAGCCAAAGACAAAACTTTATTACGACGAATTCTACGTATGCTCCGATTGCGGGAAGATTTACTGGAAAGGCTCTCACTACGAGCACATGAACGCGGTACTGGAGGACATCAGGCGTTCGTATACAGGTTTTTAACTCCGCCCCTCGTGTCTTGTTGCTTATTGCGGCTTCTCTTCCGCTCCGGCCGGTATCGTGTGAACATCCCCAGGCATATGATCTCTCCTTTCCTCGCCCTGTCAACTAATATATCCCGCCCATTCGTCCTGATTGTCCGGCGAAACTTTACCCAGGTCGGGAGCTTGTCAAAAGAGATTAAATTTATTTCCCTCCTCCTTGAGGGGGGAGGGTTCGGAGCCTGCCCTGAACTTGTTTCAGGGTGGGGGTGTACCTTAATATTCCAGTCATTCTATATGAATCGATCGCGGCTGGCCTGTCCTGAACTTGATTCAGGAAAGCCGCTCCTACGGTTTCAAGCCCATCTCCGGCAATAGCTCCTTTATCGACCTCCTCAGGAACTCCCTCTCGTACACCTCCCCGTCGACGACCTCCCCGTTCCAGACTAGTATGTCGAGGTCTATCGCCCTCGGGCCGTGCTTATTGTCCGTTTTCACCCTCCCGAGCTCCGTTTCCAGAATCTTCAGCCGCGATTTCAGGCTGTCGGCGTCAAGCTCCGTCTCTATAAGGATCGCCCCGTTCAAGAACCTGTCCTGGTCCTCGAACCCGACGGGATCCGTCTCGACGAACGATGAGGACTTTATCAGCTTAAACTCGCCTGCTATCGCGTCTTTGGCTTTGCGGATGTTCTCTTGGGGATTTATGTTGGAGCCGAGTCCTATCACTGCCCTGTTCAAGTTCATGTCGAAACCACCGGAGTCTTATCTCGATTCCGAGTGCGTTACGGAGACCGAATCGGCGAACCGCAGCGCGCCCGGCTTATCCACCTTCGCGGTCGCCCTTCTCACCCTCCCGTCCTCGAGGATTATTTTCACCACGTTCCCTGCGATCCTTTCTATTAGGTTGAATTCTCCGTCCTCAATTTCGGAGATAATCTTTTTCGTCATGGACTTGTAGTCGACCGTAAAGGAAATATCGTCCTTTTCCATGGCCTCTCTGCCGTCAAATTCGATCTCTATGTTTATGACTACTTCCTGCTTTACCTTCTTCTCCCACTCGAAGACGCCGACGACAGTCCTCAGTCTCAGGTTCTCTATCTTTATAATCACTCTGCTCTCTCCTCAGCCGAGGTGCTGCCCGCCGTCTACAAACAGGCACTCTCCGGTCACGTAGTCGTTTTCGAGTATATATTTTAATGCCGTTATGACGTGGCCGGGATGTCCCGGCTTTCCCAATGGCGTATCCTTCGATATCTTCTTCAGATATTTCTGATCCTTTTCCGGAGGAGGGAGTATCGGCCCCGGACAGATTCCGTTGACGCGTATCTTTGGCCCGAGAGCTTTAGCGGCCATGAGGGTGAAATCCCTGAGCGCTCTCTTGCTAAGGTTGTAAACGAAGTGGCCGGATTCGATCCGGGAGACCCTCGTATCGAGCATGTTCACGATCAGCTGCGCGCTTTTTCTTCTGCCGAATTCCTGTGACAGGAAGAAGGGCGCTTTGAAGTTGAGGGTGAATTCCCTGTCGAACGATTCCTCCGTGACTTCCATAAATTTTATGTCTTCGAATAAGGAGGCGTTGTTTATGAGAATTGAGCAGTATGGAAAGGCCCGGAATACCTGTTCGATGAGGGTCTTCGTGTTTCTGATATTGGAGAGGTCTGCTTTGAATATCTCGCACTTTCTTCCGAGTGCTTTTATCTCATCCGCCGTTTTTCTGATTCCATTCACCGAAGTGTTGTAGTGCAGGGCGACGTCGTACCCCATGTCGGCAAGGGCAATCGCCATTTCCCTGCCCAGCCGCTTCCCCGCTCCTGTTATAAAAGCAGCTTTTTTCATTATTGTTTATGCTACGTCCTTATCTGAGCTCCGATTTTAGACACCGAGATTATAGCACAACGGGCGCTAGCGGATAAGCCGCCCGTGATGCGATGGAATAGCGATTCGGGTTGCTGCTTGCCTGTTCCGAGCGCAGGGGCCGTCTCTCCCTTGAGGACTGCATTTAATTATCGAGCAATGTTTCATATCCAGCACCGAATTGGTGTAGAATTAATCCGGTTGCGACAATCTCCGTAAAGGCGGACGCATGGCTAAAAAACCCGTAAAATCGAGCCCGCCTGTCCTCGGCATAGATATAGGAGGGACAGGGATCAAATCGGCCCCCGTCGACATCGACAAAGGCGTGCTGCTTGCGGAAAGATACAGGGTAGACACCCCTCATCCGGCGACTCCAAAGAGCATGCTCGAAGCCATAGGGGGCATAATCTCTCACTGGAACTGGAAGGGACCTCTCGGGTGCGGTTTTCCCGGCGTTATGAAGAGCGGGGAAGTCTATACGGCTGCGAACCTGTCGAAGAAATGGATCGGGGTCAATATCAGGGACGAGATCGAGAAGATATCGCCGCTTAAGGCCGTAGTGATAAACGACGCGGATTCGGCGGGCCTCGCCGAGATGAAGTTCGGCGCGGGGGAGAAATATAACCGGCACGGCGGCGGGGTCGTCCTCATGGTCACGCTCGGGACGGGCGTAGGCACCGCGCTCTTCGTCGACGGCCACCTGGTGCGTAACACGGAGCTGGGACACATAGAAATAGACGGCGAGGACGCGGAAAAACGCACGGCGGAGATTCACAGGGAGATCGAGGGCCTCAGCTGGAAGAAATGGGGTAAGAGGGTGAACGATTATTTACAGCACATCGAAAAGCTCCTGTCTCCCGACCTTATCATTATCGGGGGCGGGGTTAGCAAAAAGTCGGATAAGTTTTTCCCGTATATAAAGGTCAGA from Thermodesulfobacteriota bacterium includes these protein-coding regions:
- a CDS encoding Mut7-C RNAse domain-containing protein — encoded protein: MPEYRAYFHFYRELRDFFADPGAAISVKYDFDGKPSVKDAIEAIGVPHTEVDSIVVNGDPAGFGYHLGDGDAVSVYPASLSPEIPAKVPLRGEPRPSFVVDVNLGKLARLLRMLGFDAAYRNNYTDHEIAGLAGREGRTVLTRDRRLLRFRVIEHGYWLRSDDPRMQVKEVIRRFGLDPVIKPFNRCLECNGVIVPTEKEQVLEMLEPKTKLYYDEFYVCSDCGKIYWKGSHYEHMNAVLEDIRRSYTGF
- the folK gene encoding 2-amino-4-hydroxy-6-hydroxymethyldihydropteridine diphosphokinase, which codes for MNLNRAVIGLGSNINPQENIRKAKDAIAGEFKLIKSSSFVETDPVGFEDQDRFLNGAILIETELDADSLKSRLKILETELGRVKTDNKHGPRAIDLDILVWNGEVVDGEVYEREFLRRSIKELLPEMGLKP
- the ppgK gene encoding polyphosphate--glucose phosphotransferase yields the protein MAKKPVKSSPPVLGIDIGGTGIKSAPVDIDKGVLLAERYRVDTPHPATPKSMLEAIGGIISHWNWKGPLGCGFPGVMKSGEVYTAANLSKKWIGVNIRDEIEKISPLKAVVINDADSAGLAEMKFGAGEKYNRHGGGVVLMVTLGTGVGTALFVDGHLVRNTELGHIEIDGEDAEKRTAEIHREIEGLSWKKWGKRVNDYLQHIEKLLSPDLIIIGGGVSKKSDKFFPYIKVRAPIVPAKMLNDAGIVGAALASEL
- a CDS encoding FAD-dependent monooxygenase, translated to MTDSGNSHTDVLVVGAGPTGLTMACELARHGITPRIIDKAPAPSDKSKAFGIHARTLEVFETMGIVDTVLGRGNICNGFDMYDHGKPLASVVFDSLPTKYPYFLIIAQSDTEKILNAHLESYGIEVEREKELVGIEHTQDSVSARLRLKDGAEELIDCTYIAGCDGAHSTARHVLGFEFKGAPYPNYWLLADCDLDWRYPLHHMSVFIHPLGVTAYFPLYSDRGRLMFELPDAPVDEEMAEPAIEDVRRLMDEREIDYRSVRNPNWLAYFKLHHRMVDKYGEGRVFLSGDAAHIHSPMGGQGMNTGIQDACNLAWKLALVLKGRSPESLLDSYNAERHRVGKGVVSLTDMATKMVGIHNPVLAAIRNKLVGTLSKLDPVQEKLLTTLSQIEINYRESPIVGERWYQPDAIEGYHNYRRDLEAGERVKDYALTSLDGKTSLRLYGLLRDTRHKLLLFSGALPEGMEFDELRKIHNTIGSEYKDLIDVHLIAGTHDLPSGFEKMKSVWSDKDLGMHRDFGAAKSSLYLIRPDGYIGFRNEPASLSDLLEYLPVIFL
- the folB gene encoding dihydroneopterin aldolase; amino-acid sequence: MIIKIENLRLRTVVGVFEWEKKVKQEVVINIEIEFDGREAMEKDDISFTVDYKSMTKKIISEIEDGEFNLIERIAGNVVKIILEDGRVRRATAKVDKPGALRFADSVSVTHSESR
- a CDS encoding SDR family oxidoreductase: MKKAAFITGAGKRLGREMAIALADMGYDVALHYNTSVNGIRKTADEIKALGRKCEIFKADLSNIRNTKTLIEQVFRAFPYCSILINNASLFEDIKFMEVTEESFDREFTLNFKAPFFLSQEFGRRKSAQLIVNMLDTRVSRIESGHFVYNLSKRALRDFTLMAAKALGPKIRVNGICPGPILPPPEKDQKYLKKISKDTPLGKPGHPGHVITALKYILENDYVTGECLFVDGGQHLG